The Stigmatella aurantiaca DW4/3-1 genome contains the following window.
CGCTGTCCCTGATCCTCGATACCAACGTCGTCCTGGACATGCTGATCTTTGATGATCCTCTCACGCGAGCCCTGAGTGAAGCCCTGTCGGCGGACCAACTCACCGCCTGGGCGGATCGGGACACTCTGGGGGAGCTGGAGCGGGTGCTTACCTTTCGCGACTTCCCCCGCGCCGGGGTGAACCGTCACGAGGTCTTCGAACGCTACCGGGCGCGGGTGCGCCTGGCGCCGGAGCCCACCGGGCCCGTGCCCGAGGTGCCGCGCTGCCGGGACCGGAGCGATCAGAAGTTCCTGGAGCTGGCGGCCCGCACGGGGGCGCACTGGCTGGTGAGCAAGGACCGGCAGGTGCTCTGCATGGCCGATCGCCGGGGCCTGCCGTTCGACATCCTCAGCCCCCGGCAGGCCTCGCAGCGGCTCGCGCGCCCCTGAGAGGGGCCTCGGGGCGCGGCATTGCGAAGGGCCTCAGCGGCTCAGCAACACGCCGGCCTGGGTATCACCGCCGGTAAAGGCATCCATCAGGCCATCCCCGTTGAAGTCCCCCACCGCCAGGGATTGGCCGCCCGTTACGGTCGCCCAAGACACGGGGGAACCAAACCCCCCGGCGCCATTGCCGCGCCACACCACCATGCTGGCGGTGGTGGTGGCGGTCGCGGCGACATCCAGGCGTCCATCCCCATCCAGGTCGGCGAGGGCGAGGCCGTCGATGGGGCTGTCGGAGGGCAGGGACAAGGTGGTCAAAAGGGTGAAGTTTCCATCCCCCTGCCCCTTCAGGATGCGCACGTTCACATTCACTCCGGTCCCCGAGGGGGCGCACGCCGCCGCCAGGTCGAGCTTCCCATCCCGGTCCACGTCTCCTGCGGCCACGTCATAGCAGTACACCCCCAGGTTCACCGTCTTCACGGACCCGGCGAAGCTGCCCGTCCCATTGCCCAGCAGCACGCTCACGCTGATGGCGGTGCTGTTGCTGGCAAAGGCCACGTCCACCTTGCCGTCCTGGTTGAAGTCCGCGGCGACGCTGGCCCGGGGGACGCCCGCGGCCGGCGGGGAGAGACCGTTGACGAAGGTTCCGCTCCCATCGTTAAGGTAGACGCTGACGGAGTTGCCCCCCACGACCATGTCCTGGTCGCCGTCCAGGTCGAGATCCACGAGCGCCAGGGAGCGCGGCGAGGAGGAGGTCCGCGTGGAGGAGCTCTCGACGCCGCCCGTGCCATTGCCCAGATGGATGGTGATGTTGCCGCTGGCGAAGTTGGCCACCAGCATGTCGGGCTTGCCATCGCGGTTCACATCCCCCACCGCCACCGTGTAAGGGTTGCTGGCCGCCGGGTGCTTGCGCAGCGCCGGGAAGTTCCCCGTGCCATCGTTCAGCAACAGGCTCATGGAGACGGCTCCGCCGTTGGCCACCAGCAGGTCCAGCTTGCCATCCCGGTTGATGTCGGCCACCTGGGCGCCGCGCGCATTCGCGACGCCGGTGGTGTCCAGCACGGCGAAGCCCCGCACACCCGTCACCGGGGAGCCCGAGCCCCGGATCACCGCGGCGCGGTTGAAGGTGCTGAGGGTGGCCACGAGGTCTTGCCGCCCGTCCCCGTCCAGGTCCGCCCCGGTGAGGCTGCCCACGCCCGTGCCCACGGCGAGGTTGCCGCTGATGGCAAACGGGCTGTAGACGCCCGTGCCATCCAGCGGCCTGCCCAGCAGGATGGCGATGCTGGGGCCCAGGTTGCTGCCCACCGCCACATCGGGCCAGCCATCCAGGTTGAAGTCCCCCACCACCACGCCACGTGGCTGGCGGAACTCTTTGTTGTTCACGTTGGCCGAGGTGTTGATGGCGGCCGAGAAGGTGCCATTGCCCTGCCCCAGCAGCACGCTGACCGAGTCATCGCTGTAGTTGCCGACGATCAGATCCGGCTTGTTGTCCCGGTTGAAGTCGGCCGTGGCCAGGGAGCGGGGCCCGGGGCGCACCTGGATGTTCCCCAGGGAGGCGAAGACCCGCCCGCCGTCATTGCGCAGCGAGGTGACGGTGCTCGCCCCGCTGTTGGCGGTGGCGATGTCTGGCCGCCCATCCCCGTTGAGGTCCACCACCACCACCGCATAGGGCGTGCTCCCGGTGGTGTGGGTCTTGCTCTCTCCGAAGGTGCCATCGCCGTTGCCGTAGAACACCCGCACGTTGCTGGCGCCCGAGTTGACGGCGACGATGTCCAGGTGGCCGTCCTGATCGATGTCCGCGGCGGCCACCCCGCGCGGGGATGAACCGGAGGACAGGGTGGAGGGGGTGTAGCCCCCCGCGCCGTTGTCGAGCAGCAGGCTCACGTTGCCCGTGTTCAGGTTGGCCGTCACCAGGTCCACGCGCCCATCGCCGTTGAAGTCCCCGCTCGCCAGCCCCTGCGGGTTCGTGGCGCCCGTGCCGATGGGCACGCTCGTGAAGGCGGTGAACGTCCCGTTGCCGAGCCCCCGCGCGACGTCGAGCGTCGAGTTCGTCTCGGAGGCGATCACCAGGTCCGGCCGGCCGTCCCCATCGAGGTCCGGCGTGATGGAGGCCGAGGGCTTGGCGGACACCGCCAGGTGGAGGGCGGCGTCGACGAGGCCCTCGCAGCGGTCCGCCCGCGTGTTGAGCAAAACGGAGATCCCACCGCTGCCCAGCGCGGCCACCACATCGAGCCGGCCGCTGAGGTCCGCATCCAGCGCCACCACCGCCGCGCTGGCGCCTCCGGCCGGCGCGCTCACCGGCGTGGGGGACAGGGAGCCATCACCGCGGCCCTTCAGCACGAGCACGGCGTTGCCCACGCCCGCCACCATCACGTCCGGGTGCCCGTTGCCGTCCAGATCCGCCACCGCCACATCCGAGGGCGTGCCCCCGGTGTTCACGGGCGGCAGGACGAAGAAGGTGCCATCGCCGTTGCCCCGCGCCACGCTCACCAGCCCCTGAGTGCCCCGGGCCGCCACCACGTCCAGCTGGCCATCCCGGTTGAGCTCCGCCACCGCGAGGGCCACCGTGCCCGCGCCCACGCCCAGCGGCGTGGGGGCCCCGAAGGTGCCCGTGCCCATGCCCAGCATCACCTGCACATCGCCCGCGGGGTCCGCGAACACCAGGTCCAGCCGGTCATCGCGGTTGAAGTCCGCGGCGGCCAGGGCCGCGGGCGCTCCGCCCACGGTGCTCACCGAAGGGGTCCCGTAGCCCGTGCCCGTGGCGAGCGCCGTCTCCACGGTGCCCGCGCCGGTGGCCGCGGCCCAGTCCAGCCAGCCGTCCCGGTTGAAGTCTCCCACCGCCAGCGCGCGCGCCACACCTGAGAGCGTGGCCACGAGGACCGGGGTGCCCAGGCTCCCGGACAGGCCATACAGAGCGAACACCTTCTTCGTGCTGGAGGCCACCAGCGCGTCCGGCTTGCCATCGTGGTTGAGGTCCGTCACGAGCAGGGCCACGGCGCTCTCGCCCGCCCCCAGGCTGACGGCGGTGGGGGCCGCGAAGGCGCCCTGGCCGTTGCCCTTGAGCACCTGGAGCTCGCTCGAGGTGGCGCTGCCCACCACCAGGTCCATCCGCCCATCGCCCTCCAGGTCCGCGCGGGCCATGCGCTGGGCGTTGGGCCCCGCGGGCACCATCCCAGGCGGCTCGAAGCGCAGCCCGTTGCGCAGCTGGACACCCTCCAGGATGACGCTCGAGGGCAGCGCGCCCGAGACCTGCGCGGTGAAGCGCAACCGGGTCTGCGCATCGAAGTAAGGCAGGTCCGCGGTGCTGTTCCAGAGAAAGGAGTGCGTGATGCCCGTGGGGGAGGTGGCGACGCCCTGGAGCCCCGAACCCGTGAGGGAGGCGGCCTGGGTGACGCGCTTGAAGACGCCCTCGGACTCGTACTCGATGAGGAGCGTGGCCCGCGCCGACTGCGGCTGGGAGACGGTGTACTGGACCGTCACGCAGCCCTCGGCGGGGTTCACGGGCAAGTGGGGGTTGGTCACCTGCGCGCCAGGCCGCAGGAAGGTGATGACAACGGAGCCCACCTTGCCCTCCGCCGTGGCGCTCACCGTCTTCACCCCGGAGGTGATCGAACTGAGCTGGGACAGGAGCTGGCCGTCGCCATTCGTGGTCCCCGAGGGCACGGTGAACGTGTTCTGGGTGCCGCTCGCGGAGAACTCCATGGCCAGGCCCGGAATGCGGTTGCCGAAGGCGTCCTCGGCGGTGGCCGTCAGGAAGGTCTGCGCCACGCCATCGGCCTCCAGCTCCGTGGGCACGGCCGTCAGCGACACCAGGAAGACAGGGCCCGGGGCAAAGGTGACGTCCTTGGGGTCCAGCGCCAGCGAGCCCACCTGGGCCTGCACGCTCTTCACCTCGGCATGCGTGGACTTCAGCCGGGCGATGAACTCGCCCGCCAGGTTGGAGGTGCCGCTGGAGGTGTCCAGCGTGTTGCCCAGGCCGGAGACGGTCAGGGACACCGGCGCGCCCACCACGGCGTTGCCATAGGCATCCCGGACCTTCACCAGCAGGGTGGCCTGGGTGGTGTTGTCCGCCGGGATCGGCGTGCTGGGCGTGATGGTGAGCGAGGAGGTGATGACCACGGGCACGCCAGCGGTGACCGTGAACGGCTCACTCACCGCCGGCACCAGGCCCGACGAGGTGGCGCGCAGCTTGTAGCCCACCCCCACCTGCTGGAGGTTCAGGTCCCCGAAGGAGGCCAGTCCGCCAGAGGAGACCTGGCTCGTGGTGCCTTGCAGCGTGGCCCCGTTGGAGACCTCCAGGCCCATCGCCACCGGGACAGAGACTTCCGTCACCACGTTGTCATGGGCATCGCGCACCTGCACCTCGGTGCCCAGGGGCGCCCCCGCGGCGACGCTGGGCGGCGGCTGGGTGACGAACACCAGCTTCTGGGCCGGACCGGCGATGAACACCACCTGGGGGCGCTGCGCCACCTCGGCGCCATTCAACGTGGCCTGGACTTGCTTGCCCTCGGCCCGGGTGGAGCGCAGCGTCGCGGTGAACCGTCCATCCGCGCCCGTGGTGCCCCCCACGGACGACAGGGTGTTGTTCGTGCCCGAGACACTGAGCCCCACGGCCTGCCCCGCCACGGGGTTTCCGAACGCATCCTTGGCGGTGACCGTGAGCGTGGTGGAGTCCACGTCATCGGCCACCACGGGGCTCTTGCTCACCTCCACCGTCGTCTTGTCGAGCGAAGGCGCCAGGGTAACGATGTCGAAGGGCTCGCTCTGCACCACCGGCAGGCTCCCCGCGCTGGCGCTCAGCAGATAGCCCAGGCCGGGCTGTTGAATGCTCAGGTCATTGAAGGTGGCCACGCCCGCGGCCGTCGTCCGCACGGGCGTGCCTTGAAGGGTGGCGCCGTTCGAGGCCACCAGCGTCAGCGTCACCGCGAGCGTATCGGACGGCACGGGGTTGCCGTGCGCGTCGAACACCTGGACCCTCACGGCGGGCGTCAGCGGCTGGCCCACCGGCGTGGTGTCCGGCGGCTGCGTCGCGAAGACCAGCTGCGCGGGCGGCCCAGGGATGAAGAGGGCCTCCGGGCGCGGCGGCAGAACCATCGCGCCCAGCTTGGCCGTCACGGCCTTCAGCTCGGCCTTCGTGGAGCTCAGCTTGGCGACGAACCGCCCGTTCGCGCCGGTGGTCCCCTCCTCGGACGAGAGCGTGTTCTGCGTGCCGGTGACGGCGACGCCCACCGGCTGGCCGCCCAAGGGGTTGCCGAACGCATCCCGGACGGTGACGGTGATGACGGTGAAGTCCCCCCCATCGGCCACCACGGGGCTCTTGCTCACCTCCACCGTCGTCTTCTCGATGGAGGGCACCGAGGTGACGATGTCGAAGGGCTCGCTCTGCGCCTGCGGCAGGCTCCCCGCATTGGCATTCAACTGGTAGCCCACGCCGGGCTGTTGAATGCTCAGGTCATTGAAGGTGGCCACGCCCGTGGCCGTCGTCCGCACGGGCGTGCCCAGGAGCGTCGCGCCGTTGGCGGCCACCAACGTCAGCGTCACCTCCTGCCCCGAGGTCTGCACGGCGTTGCCGTGGGCATCGAACACCTGCACCTGCACGGCGGGCGTCAACGGCAGGCCCACGGCCGTCGTGGCGGGCGGCTCGGTCAGGAAGACCAGCCGCGCGGGAGGCCCGGGAATGAACGTCACCGCCGGATGCGGTGGCAGCACCGTCCCGGCGAGGACCGCCTCCACGGTCTTCTGCTCGGCCTTGGTGGAGCGCAGCTCCGTGGTGAAGGTGCCGTCCGCCCCCGTCACGCCCCCGGTGGGCGAGAGCACGTTGAGCGTTCCCGTGACGGAAAAGCCAATCGTCTGGCCCGCCACCGGGTTGCCGAACGTATCCCGCGCGGTGAGGGTGATGGAGGTGAAGTCCTCGCCATCGGCCACGACGAGGGTCTTCGACGGCTCGACCACCACGGTGGTCTTCGAGGGGTCCACGGTGCCCGCGACGATGTCGAAGGGCTCGCTCAGCGCCGGGGCATAGCCGGGCGCGTTGGCGCGCAGCCGGTACCCCGTGCCGGCCTTGCGCACCTCGAGGTTCGAGAACGCCGCCGTGCCCCCGCCGGTCTGCTGCACGGCGGTGCCGTCCAGCACGGCGCCGCTCGAGACGGGCTCCAGCACCAGCGTCACCTCCACCGGCTCCAGGGGGGGATTGCCGCTGCTGTCCTCCACCCGCACCTGCACCGGCGGCGAGAGCAGCGCCCCCGCGGCCGACGAGGCGGGCGGCTGGGTGAGAAACGAGAGCCCCGCGTTGCCTGGGACGAACGTCACCTCGGGCCTCTGCGCGAGCGTCACCTGCTCGCTCCCGGTGCCCGCCGTGACGGTGAGCACCTTCGTCTCCGCGCGCGTGGAGGCCAGAGAACCTTCGGCCACGCCCAGCGCATCCGTCGCGGGGGGCAGCACCAGGAGGTTGTCCGAGCCCGTCGCGGTGAAGGCCACCGTCTGCCCCTGCAACACCTTGCCCGACCGGTCCCGCACCGTGATGAGGACGCGCGCGGTGCTCACGCCATCCGCGGGGATGCCCGTCGCGGGCACCACCTCCACGGTGGAGCGCGCCGCATCCGGCACCGGCTTCAGCTCCCCTACGTTGATCGGAGGGTGTCCGTCGATGCAGGCAGCAGCCAGGGACAGAAGCAACAGCGCAAGTGACAGACGCGTGGGCACGGGGACTTTCCTTCGAACGACGCCACGGAAGCGGCGCCGCCCCGACAGATACGGACCCCGAAATATAAAAGATTCACAAATTAACGTGAAGTTCTACAGCTTTGCCAAACAGGCAGACTGTCGAGGGGCTGGCCTCCTCGCCTGGCAATTCCCGGGGGGTGAGAAAAAACGTTTTATGTTTTGGAACGCGCTCGCGGGAAATCCCGGCCCCTGTGCGTGAAGCCAGACACACCGGGTGTCTCCCGCGAGCCCATCCCCCGCCCAGCGGCTCAGCTCTTGTATTTCACCGTGCAGCCGTACGGCTCGGACGTCACCGTCGGCACGGCCTTGCCGGTGGTGAGCGCATCGAGCGCCGTCTTCACGTAGTTGACGTCGGTGTCCTTCTTGCCGCGCGGGTCATCGTCGATGGCGCCCGCGTAGCGCAGCACGCCCTTCTCATCGATGACGTACATGTGCGGCGTCGTCTTCGCGCTGTAGGCGTGGCCCACCTTGCCGTCGGTGTCCAGGAGCACCGGGTAGCTGAAGCCCTCGGTCTTCTTCCAGGCAGCGGATTTGTCGGCCGTGTTGTCGGAGGTGGAGTCCACGGCCAGCCACACCACCTTGGTGGCGTCATAGCCCTTCAGCGTGGTCTCCATGGTGTTGGCGCCGTAGTGGCGCTGGACGAAGGGGCAGCCGGGGTTGGTCCACTCGAGCACGACCAGCTTGCCCTTGTACTGAGACAGCGAGTGCTCCTTGCCAGCCTCGTCCTTCAGCTTGAAATCGGGGGCGGGCTTGCCCACCTCCGCGGTGTCCGCGGCCAGCGCGGGGACGGCCCAACCGAGGGCCGAGGTGAGCGCGAACGCAGTGAGGGCACGTTTCATGGCTTCATCTCCTTGGGTGAGAGGACTGCGGTTCTGGACTCGGGCGTGAAAGGTGGGGCGGCGCGACGGCGCGAGCCACCCTCACGTCGCATCGGTGCGGCGGCCGGCCGCACGCTCCACGGCCTGAATGACGAGCTCCTGGGTGAGCAGCTCCGGCAACACCTCGGGGCGGTCCGGCGCCGAGGGGCTGATGACCAGGTACATGGGCACACCGGCCCGGCCATGCGCGGCCAGGCGGGCCGAGATGCGCGCATCCCGGCGCGTCCAGTCCGCCACGAAGAAGGCGACCTGGTGCTGGGCGAACGCGGCGCGCACATCCTCGCGCGCCAGCACGGTGCGCTCGTTGAACTTGCAGGTGAGACACCAGTCGGCGGTGAAGTCGATGAAGACGGGCTGGCCCGCCTTGAGCGCCGCGGCCACCGCCGTCTCCTCCCAGGGCTGCGCCTCCGTCACCGAGGAGGCCCGGCGCCCGGAGGCTTCCTCGAAGCGCAGGGCCACGCCGCCGATGCCCAACAGCACCACGAGCGCCACGCCCCGCCCCACCCACCGCCACGTGCCCTCGGTGGACTGCGACTGCCCATACAGCCACGCGCCCAGCGCCACCGCCACGAGGAACGCGAGCAGCCGCGCCATGCCATCCACCCCGGCCAGCCCCCCCATCACCCACAGGAGCCACACCGTGGTGCCCAGCAGCGCGAAGCCCAGGAACTGCTTGCCCACCTCCATCCACGCGCCCGGCTTCGGCAGCCGCCGCGCCAGGCCCGGCACCATCACCAGCGCGCAGAAGGGCAGCGCCAGCCCAAGCCCCAGCGCCACGAAGGTGGCCACCACCGTGAGCGGCCCCGCCGCGAAGGCAAAACCCACCGCCGTGCCCAAGAGCGGCGCCGAGCACGGCGTGGCGAGCACCACCGCCAGCATGCCCTCGCCCGCGCTGCGCGCCAGGCCCCGGGAGGCATCCACCTTGCCCGCCAGCGCCGTGCCATCCGCGCCCAACTGGTAGACCCCGAACAGGTTGAGCGCGAACGCCACCACCACCGCGCTCACCGCGGCGACGAAGAGCGGCTCCTGGAACTGGAAGCCCCAGCCCACCTGGGCCCCGCCGGCGCGCACCGCCAGCACCACGGCGGCCAGCACCCCCATCGTCCCCACGATTCCGCCCGTGTAGGCCAGGGCGTGCGCGCCCACGTGCCTGCGGTCCTCCTGCACGAGGCGCGTGAAGCCATACGCCTTGAGCGCCAGCACCGGGAACACGCACGGCATGAGGTTGAGGATGGCGCCGCCCAGGAAGGCGAACAGCAGCGCCAGCCCCAGCGACAGCGAGGACTCGGCCGGGGCCGCCACCGGCGGAAGGGCGGCCCCCCCGGGCCCGGGGCCCGCGAAGGAGGGCGCCGGCGCCGCGGCCACCGCGCCCGGCGGGGCGGCTTCCAGGGGCGCCATCGCCAGATCCAGCTCCATCGGCCGGAACCCCGCCTGGGCCGTGCCCAACCGCAGCACCCCCTTGAGGCGAGGGGCCTGCCCGGCCGCCGCGCCCGGCTCGGCCTTGCCCTCCAGCCGGAACCGGCCCGGGGCCTCCTGGGTGAGGGCCACCCTGGCGATGCCCGCGAGGCGCTCGGGGACGAAGAAGTCGGCCTCCACGCCGGGCGGAGGCTGGCCATCGCGCGCCGCCACGGTCAGCGTGCCCGTGAAGGGCTGCCCAGCCTGGAGGGCGGGTGCATCCAAGGTGAGCGAGGCGGTGTGGCCCGCGGACTCGCCTTCGAGGGGAACCTGGGCCTGGAAGACATCGAAGGACGCCGTGGCCGCCGCGTCCCGCAGCGTCTCCGGCCCCACGGGCACGGAGCGGGAGAGGACCATCTCCGCGGGGATGCAGCGCTCGGCACACACCAGCGCATCCACCGCGGCCGAGAGCGTGAGCGCCCCCTGGACCTGGGCGGAGGCCTGGGCTTCCGCGAAGAGCACCACCTCCTTCTGATAGCCGTGGGTGGTGATGAAGCCGTCGGGGGTGCGGAAGGTGGAGGGGAAGGGCCAGCGCAACGCGCCCACGGTGGTGCCCGGCGTATCCCAGGACACCTCGGTGGACAGGCCCGAGTCCCCGGGGTTCTTCCAGTAGATGTGCCAGTCCGGGTCCATCCGGAAGCGGACCCCCACCCGGAACGGGTCTCCGGGCTTCACCTGGGTGGCATCCACCAGCAGCGCCGCCTCCAGACGGGGCTCTCCCTCGTCCAGCGCACCGCTGCGGACGGCCGAGGCAGGCACCTCTGCCCACGCCACCGCGCCGCACGCCCACAAGAGCACCCCGGCCCACATCGCTCGCCACTGCCGCGTCATGCGCCTCCCGTTAATGCACCCGCGGGCGGCATGCCACCCCGAGTGAGGCCCTGGTCAACCCATGCAAGCGGGCGGGCATTCCCCCAGACAGTGGGTGAACGGAGGGTGGTACCCATCCAGCGGAGGACGTGCGGAGGGGCCTTGTGGAGTTGAGCGAGGTGAGCCGCCCCCCTTGGAGTTCGCGATCTCCGCCGAGCACAGCACGGATCCATCCTCCATCCCCTCAAGCACGTCGCTGACCGCACGGATACACTGGAGGGGTGACTCGACGTGCACTCAACTTTCGCTATCAGCGGAACACGAAGCCCGATGCCCGCAGACATGCTTCTGGCATTTTTACGCGCGTGTGCTCTTGTGTAGCCTAGGCTACTACCCTAGGCTACATCGGTGTGGTGGATTAGACGGCGATGGTGCAGTTCTTTGAGGGGTCGAGCTGAGGCGGCAGGTCACATCGTGCAGTATCCACCCAGCGTGCAACCAAGCCCAGGGTTCTGGGGTAAGCGTCCCAACTCAGCCTGATTGCCTACTCTTGGTCGGTACCCTCATTGGCGAGGCTGCTTGCTACTACGTTGAGGAGGCTGAGGTTGCTCCACCCGCTTCTGGCGTCGACCGTAAAAGAAGATGCTTGTAAGCATTACGACCGTCGTGCCACCAACGATGCTTGCGGCGGTCTGTTTCCCAGCAATCCCCATTTGCCATGAGGCATAAAGTCCAAACAAGGCAACGGCTGCGCCGCAGAGGGTAGCAACGTTGTGGTTGATGACCTCACCGATAACTGCCCAGCGTTCCAGACCCTGACGATGCTTGGCCTGCCCCTCCACCATCTCCATCAGTCTCGCGGGAAAGCTGGGATCGATGTTGCCGTAGCCCTCCACCATTTCCGGCGGAGGCAGCGGACTTGTTATCGATACAGAGGTCTGCATCGCCATGAAGCCGCCCGAAGCAGCAGGGCGCTCAGGCGAAAGCACGTGGCCACTGAGCGCTTCGTCGTGAGAGCGCTCAACACTGCGCGCCTGACTGCGGGCGATCTCAGCCTGATTCTTCTTGAGACGACGCCTTCCGCTGTTCCTGCTCATGATCCGCCGAGCGTACAAACTCCCGTCAGAATATCATTGCCGACAGCGCTCCAATCGCTTTGGAGAGCGCGGTGGTCAGCTCCAAATGGATCTGGGTCCACCTCATAGCGGGAGGGCCGCGGCGCCAGCGCCAGCGCGGCCCCGAAACTCAGAAGCCAAGGGAATGCAGATGCTCCGCAGTCGCGAAGCGACTTCACCGTAGGAATTACTATGCTCTTGCGGCTGTGCTTGCCCATAGCGACGACTCCTACCTTCTTCGATAACGACTAAGCGCCCGTAATATTGCAGAAAGAAGCTGGGCATTCCTCCGCACTACAGCACGGACGGGCCCACGCTATGTAGCAGATGGCCTGCCCGCCAGGGCAGTAAACTGCAAAAGGGCAACGGGGGGCGCTCCCATTCGGTCTGCTCCGCCGACTTGCATGCTCAGCGCAGTAAGGTGCTTGACATCCTTGAATTTCCGAACTCGCTAGCCAAGCAGACGGCCATGCTGCACCTTCGCGAGTAAACACGAGGTCCTGGAGAACCACAAAATCGGCGCAAACTTACTTATCGCCCTTTTTCACCTCCAGTAGCTCTGCTCCACTGGCGCTTTGAACGCCCTGTGACAGTAGGTGAAACTGGGACAGTGCAGGTTTCAAGCGAACCTGCAAAAAAGTGAACGGGTGGCGCCTCAGTGCTCCACCTTCTTCTTGGGGAAGGCGGGCAGCCGCATCACCTGGCTGACGGAGGTCCGCGCCCCCTCGGCCTTGGCGCGGCGCACCACGAGCGCGGGCAGCTCCGCCACGCGGCGTTCCACGGCCAGCCGCAGGTCCGCCAGCCGCTCCAGGTGGCGGCGCGCGGGCACATCCTCCACGCCCAGCCGCACCAGCTCCCGCAGGGACGCCTCGGCCTGGGCGAGGGCCCGGCCGGCAGCCTCCACATCGCGCCGGGAGAGCGACTTCCAGGCCGCCCCCTCGGAGGCCACCAGATCCAGCTCCACGTTCACCGCCGTCACCCGCCGCCCCTGCACGCTGTCGGGCGTCACGAGGACAACGGGGATGGAGGGCCGACGCGTGTCGCCATTCTCCAGGTAGGAGGCGGTGAGGGAGAAGTGCCACTCGGTGGCGGCCACGCGCCCGCTGAAGAGGGCGCGGCGAAGGCACGCCTGGGAGACGGCGCCGAGCAGCACGCTCATGGCATCCCCCTCCAGGCGGGTGGAGTAGCGGTGGCGGCAGCGCAGCTCGGAGAAGCCCGAGGGCAGCACGTGCACGCGCGCATCCGA
Protein-coding sequences here:
- a CDS encoding protein-disulfide reductase DsbD family protein, producing the protein MTRQWRAMWAGVLLWACGAVAWAEVPASAVRSGALDEGEPRLEAALLVDATQVKPGDPFRVGVRFRMDPDWHIYWKNPGDSGLSTEVSWDTPGTTVGALRWPFPSTFRTPDGFITTHGYQKEVVLFAEAQASAQVQGALTLSAAVDALVCAERCIPAEMVLSRSVPVGPETLRDAAATASFDVFQAQVPLEGESAGHTASLTLDAPALQAGQPFTGTLTVAARDGQPPPGVEADFFVPERLAGIARVALTQEAPGRFRLEGKAEPGAAAGQAPRLKGVLRLGTAQAGFRPMELDLAMAPLEAAPPGAVAAAPAPSFAGPGPGGAALPPVAAPAESSLSLGLALLFAFLGGAILNLMPCVFPVLALKAYGFTRLVQEDRRHVGAHALAYTGGIVGTMGVLAAVVLAVRAGGAQVGWGFQFQEPLFVAAVSAVVVAFALNLFGVYQLGADGTALAGKVDASRGLARSAGEGMLAVVLATPCSAPLLGTAVGFAFAAGPLTVVATFVALGLGLALPFCALVMVPGLARRLPKPGAWMEVGKQFLGFALLGTTVWLLWVMGGLAGVDGMARLLAFLVAVALGAWLYGQSQSTEGTWRWVGRGVALVVLLGIGGVALRFEEASGRRASSVTEAQPWEETAVAAALKAGQPVFIDFTADWCLTCKFNERTVLAREDVRAAFAQHQVAFFVADWTRRDARISARLAAHGRAGVPMYLVISPSAPDRPEVLPELLTQELVIQAVERAAGRRTDAT
- a CDS encoding DUF2335 domain-containing protein — encoded protein: MSRNSGRRRLKKNQAEIARSQARSVERSHDEALSGHVLSPERPAASGGFMAMQTSVSITSPLPPPEMVEGYGNIDPSFPARLMEMVEGQAKHRQGLERWAVIGEVINHNVATLCGAAVALFGLYASWQMGIAGKQTAASIVGGTTVVMLTSIFFYGRRQKRVEQPQPPQRSSKQPRQ